A window of Staphylococcus lloydii genomic DNA:
GGTATAGAACAAGATATTATTGAACGCTACACAGAAAAATTCAAACAACAACAATCCATTGAACAAATAACAAAAACAGCTGAAAAAATATTACGACAGAAAAAAGGTCCAATTATTAAACAACAGGATAAATTGAAGCAATCATTATTACAAAAAGGGTATACTTTCGATGTCATAAATGAAGTTATGAAAAGTATGGATTTTTCACAATCTGACGATGAATTAGACCAATTATTGCAAGCGGATTTAGAAAAAGTTTATAATAAAAATCGACGTAAATATGAGGGTCGTACTGTTGTAATGAAAACCATAGAAGCACTTATGAGAAAAGGTCATAACTATGATAAAATTAAAGACAAATTAGAAGAGAGTGGAATTTCAGATGGAACAGAAGAAATTGAGTGAAATGAGCGAACAAGAGTTACGCCATGAAATTCAAATATATAAAGAAAAAATGAGAAAAGCAGAGATGAATGGCATATTAAATGAATATGATGTTTATCAAAGTAAAGTTATTGTCGCAGAAAGTTATATCGTAGATCGCTCAAAAATTGAAATGGGTAAAATATACAAATTAGCAGATGGCTCAGATGACTATTTTAAAGTAGAAAGATTGAAAGGGATTTTTGCATGGGGGTTCCGTATAAATAGCTCACAACCAGAAGAAGGTTTACCTCTGGCATTATTAAAATTGTAGAAGGATGACGATAGTATGGGCAGTGCAATTATTTTAAAGTTACTTAACGTGACACATTACTATAGAACAAAACAAAATAAAAAATGGTATTTGCCCTTTAATTATGGTGCAGATGATATAGAACTAAACAATATTAGTCTTCATATATATCAAGGTGAAGCATTAGGTATCATTGGTGAATCGCAATCATCAAAAGCATTGGTGGGAAGGATACTTAGTGGGGAAGTAAAGCCGGATAAAGGTAAACGTATAAGTAAGACTGACATATTTTATGCAGATGTTACTGATAAGGCGCTTATACAAGAAAATGTGGGCAACTTTATTAAGCATCGTATCACTATGTTTCATAATAAAGATTCGGCAGTAACGACTTCAAGTATTCTCGAACAGGCTCAATTGAAAGAAAAAGAACAAACTAAAGTTGCAGATTTAGCTGAAGAAGAATATGCACAATTGCTATTTACTTTATCACGATTTTCTAAAGCAAATATCTTAATTTATAATCAAATCTTAAACTATCTAAATGAAGAATTTGTTAATAAGGCCATTGAACTAGCAGATGAATACATAAACAATAACCAAACGATAGTAATGATTGATGATGATATTAGCAAGATTCAAAAGGCAAGCAATTATATTGCGTGGATTTCGCATGGTCAATTAAGAAAAGAAGGTTCAATCAATCAAGTTATTCCTATATTTAAAGACCATGAAAAAGATAGAAATACACTAGAAACTGTTGAAGAACAAGAACATTTTGATGTCGATTGGAAAAAGAGCCGTTCAAAAATCCCTGAGTTGACATACAACTTTAAACGTATAGAAAGATATAAACATGCCAAAGCACCAGCTATTATAGGACGCTTTTGGGCACTATTACTTACACTTGTTTTTGGTGCAATTATATTGGCTTTATTTATGTTTAATGATTTAGGGAAGTTACAACTAGCCCAAAATGTAGACCAAGCGAACATTCAAAACAAACAAACAAATCCATACGAAGACAAATTAGCTTATGGTATTGTTTTAAACAATAAAATTCAATTAGATGGTCTCAAGCACAAAGCTCATTTAAACTTAAAGCAATATTCATTTGTGACAATTACGGGTGAAAATAATAATAATTACCGTATTGTCGTCGATGGTAAAGCATATAAAACTGCTAAAAGTAATGTACGTTACTTTGAACCTGCAGGTCTTTTTGAACAACATAGTGGCAAAAAATTGGCGCCTTATATGCAGCATAATTATATAAATTATTATGAATACTTTAATAGTAATTTACACAAAAAGCATGATAAAGTAACGGATACATTAGTGCCTGAAACTGGTAAAGATAATCGTTTTGTAGTTCCAATTACGTCACAACCTATTTCGATGATTTTTAATGACAGTAATGAATTAACAGGTTTTGTTTACCCAATGAAAAAAGAAGATAAGTTGAAAAAAGAATTTGATATAAACGGTAATTTTTGGATAGCTAAATCAGGAGATGGATACTACATGGCTGATTTTAAAAATAATAAATGGATATATATAGAATTGTAGGTGTGAAGAATGATAGATAATTTAATTTACTTATTTAAAAATTTTCCAAAATTAATTCAACATTCATTTGCACATTTGAAGTCGCTGTGGAAATGGTTAGCGGCACCAATCATTGCCAGTTTGTTACTATTAGTTATTATGATTTTGGTGTTTCAATTTAATAAGACACCAGACTTAGTCCAAGCGCGATGGTATATTAGATTGGTATCGTTCATTTCATTTGGCTTTTTATTTACTGGTATTTATGTGATATATCAACGTTACTATGACAGCTATTACACAGGTAAAATGTTCAATACACCTGTGTTAATTGACACCGTTTGTATTACGTTCAGTTACGTTGTAGCCTTATTTATAATCTTACTCATCTGTATTTTTAGTACGCCAGTAAATATAGTAAGTTCTATATTTGCTACGCTTTATTACGTTATTATGTTAGGTATATTAATGGTTTTAATTGGTAAATTACTTGGACAGATGACGATACTCAAGCTGCAAGTGAGAAATATTTTTATAGGGTTAGCAATAATCGTATTGTTATTATTACCTATAATTTATATACCATCGTCCGAAACATCTGTTTTCACACATTTATTAATGTTAAATCCTATATTTTACGTAGTCCAAGGATTATCTCAATCAGTCGTATTTGGTGCTTTGAGTTTAAATAATATTCCGTATCATCTATATTTCTTTTGTATCTTAGGTATTATAGGCGTAATCCTTTTTGCATTAAAAAGAAAAGTTACGTATTCAAAATATAATATAACTACCCAATCGACAGTAGAAAATGATAAAGAAGAGACACAACAAAATAATCAAATAGTAGAACAGTAAAAATAAAGCCACTTTAGTCATATAACTAAAGTGGCTTTTATACGTGATTATTTAGCAAATAATTTTTTTTGTAGTTTTTCTTCGCTGAATACCCAACCGATGTATGAGTGATCAATAAGCATATCTTTATCTAAATGAACAATAGCCACAAATGAGTAATGACCATTTTTTAAATAACGTAAATCAATTAATCTAATTTCCATTGCTCCGTCATCAAGCTTTTGCGCTTTCCATCTATAGATAGAAGAGAAGTTTAAAAATGTTTTGATATTTTTATCATTTTCGACGTAATGCATTAATTCATCGCTTGGTAGGGAATGATGTTCAGATTTATCACTAAATACTACGTTTCTACCATAGCTTCTACCCACATAATCATGGTTTTCAGTTTGTATAGCAACGCGCCACTCCATAAATTTCATCGTAGGAGCAACAAAGATTTTAACTGGTTTATGAGATTGCTTTATTTGTCTTAATGCAGTTTCTTTGATAATCTTTTGCATCTTAAACCTAATAACATAATATATAAATAATATTATGAAGATTGGGAAGAAAACGACGTATGGGTGTAATCCAAAAATCCATAAGGCGATGCCGATACACCATAATATAAATATGATAGGATCGAATGTGTTGATAACACTAAGTTGTATCCACTTATTTGTTATGGGTCTTAAAGCCTGTGTACCATATGAATTAAAAATATCGACAAAGACATGTAAAAATACGGCTAACTGTGCCCACATCCATATATGGGTAACATCTAAATGTTTAAAGAAAGTAAATATAATTAAAGTTATTAATAATGGCCATAATATTGTAAAAGGTATTGAATGAGTAATACCTCTATGATTTGATATATAAGTGGCATTATCTTTTAATTTAAAAACAGTATCACTATCCGGTATCAATGAACCCACCACTAATGTTGAAGCGGTCGCAACAAATGAGGCCGACATTGCAGGGTCTTGCGTTGCGAGAGCAGTTAAACCTATCCCCATAACGATATGTGTTCCTGTATCCATAAAAGTCACTCATTTCGTGTCTGATTTAATTTTATTATATACTATTGTTAATGTTTACCACTATTAAAAATAACAGATTTATAGAATTATCGAAAATCTGACGATTAGAATAAAGAAAGTGTTGTGTATGAATGTACAAAAAAGAGAATTTTAAGGACAACCTATTACGTTGGTTTAACGTTGAACAACGTGAAATGCCTTGGAGAGAAACGAAAAATCCATATTACATTTGGTTAAGTGAAATTATGTTACAACAAACTCAAGTTGCAACAGTGATAGATTATTATTTAAGATTTATAGAACGTTTCCCTACAATTGAATCTTTAAATAATGCTCAAGAAGATGAAGTGTTAAAACTATGGGAAGGATTAGGCTATTATAGTAGGGCACGTAATTTTCATACAGCTATTAAAGATGTTTACCAAAATCATAATAGTATAGTCCCTAGTGAACCTGAACAGTTTGGTAACTTAAAAGGTGTAGGACCGTATACAAAGGCTGCGGTTATGAGTATTGCATTTAATAAACCATTAGCAACTGTTGACGGCAATGTGTTTAGAGTATGGTCGCGCTTAAATAATGATGACAGGGATACTAAGCTACAATCCACTAGAAAAGCATTTGAGCAAGAATTGCAACCCTATGTTGAATCGCAAGCTGGTGATTTTAATCAGGCAATGATGGAACTTGGAGCGATGATATGTACGCCGAAATCTCCTTTATGTCTGTTTTGCCCAGTACAAGATAATTGTGAAGCATTTGAAAAAGGTACGGTAAATGATTTACCGGTCAAAACTACAAAGGTTTCCAAAAAAATAATCAAACAACATGTTTATATCGTCAAAAATAATAAAAATGAATATCTTATCGAACAACGAACGGAGAAATTATTAAATAATATGTGGGAATTTCCTATGTATGAAGCAACAAGCAAAAAGAACATTAATACAGAACTAGAAATGAATATTTCATTTTCAGATAAGCCCGTATACAAATTAAAACATCAGTTTACCCATTTACAATGGGATATAGAGGTTTATATGGCTAATGAAGCAATTGATAAACAACAGGTTGAGTTGCCAGAACGCATGCAGTGGATGAACTTTAAAGATAAAGAACAATATAATTTTCCTGTAAGTATGACAAAGATTTATAAATTTTTAAAAGAACATTGATAAATTCGGAGATACGCAAGGACTTATGTTATAATCAGAAATGTGAAATTAAGATAAGGTGGTGTGGAGCATGGTTAAAGAGTCCATACCTAAAGAAGGTCAGACGATAAAAATACAAAGTTATAAACACGATGGTAATATACACCGTGTTTGGTCTGAAACTACTATATTAAAAGGTACGGATCATGTGATAATTGGTGGCAACGATCATACTTTAGTTACAGAAAGTGATGGTCGCACTTGGATTACTCGTGAACCAGCAATTGTCTATTTTCATTCGGAATTTTGGTTTAACGTAATTTGCATGTTTAGAGAAGATGGCGTTTATTATTATTGCAATTTATCTTCACCTTTTGTTTGCGATGAAGAAGCGCTAAAATATATCGATTATGATTTAGATATTAAAGTTTATCCAAATGGAAAATATCATTTATTAGATGAAGATGAATATGAGCAACATATGAATCAAATGAATTATTCATCAGATATCGATAAGATTTTACGCCGTAACGTCGATATCTTACAGCAATGGATTGAGCAAAAAAAGGGACCTTTTGCTCCAGACTTTATAAAGGTTTGGCGTGAACGTTACAAGAAAGTAAGAAATTATTAAGCATAATTAATGTATTAAATCTTAATATCCTTTATAGTGTTTTATGGGTTTATTAATTTTACAAAACAAAGTTTGATATAATCTTTTTGTTTATTAAAATTTACAAAGCTAAACTTATAGCACTATAAATTTAGAATCAGCCTAGTTGAGTTATTCAACTGAGGCTTTTTCATTTGTTACGTAATTATAAAGGGGGAGAATGTCACATGATTCGCAGATATTTAACTTTTGTGAAACCATATAAATGGCGAATCATTGCTACTATTTTAATAGGTATTCTAAAATTTGGTATTCCAATGTTGATACCGTTACTTATTAAATACGTGATTGACTATGTTATCAACAACTCTGCAATCACGAATGATGAGAAATTCATGCGCTTGGGCATAGCTATGGGCATAGCGATATTTATCTTTGTCATTGTTAGACCACCAATCGAGTATTTAAGACAGTATTTAGCGCAATGGACAAGTAACAAAATATTATATGATATTAGAAAGCAATTATATAATCATCTACAAGCATTAAGTGCACGTTTTTATGCCAACAACCAAGTAGGGCAAGTTATTTCAAGAGTTATTAATGACGTTGAGCAAACTAAAGATTTTATTTTAACCGGATTGATGAATATTTGGTTGGACTGTGTAACTATTATTATTGCACTATCAATTATGTTTGTATTGGACTTTAAATTAACGCTTGCAGCAGTATTTATATTCCCATTCTATATATTAACTGTTTATTTCTTCTTTGGTCGTTTGAGAAAATTGACTCGTAAAAGATCTCAAGCATTAGCAGAAGTTCAAGGCTTTTTACATGAACGTGTACAGGGTATGTCTGTGATAAAAAGTTTTGCAATAGAAGATAATGAAGCGGAAAATTTCGATAAGCGCAATAAACACTTCTTAAATAGAGCATTTAAACATACAAGATGGAATGCTAATTCGTTTGCAGCTATTAATACTGTTACGGATATCGGACCACTTATTGTTATTGGTGTTGGTGCTTATTTAGCCATTACCGGTTCAATAACTGTAGGTACTTTAGCAGCTTTCGTTGGCTATTTAGAACAACTATTTGGTCCATTAAGAAGATTGGTTTCGTCATTTACAACTTTAACGCAAAGTTTTGCGTCTATGGACCGTGTCTTTCAATTAATGGATGAAGACTATGATATTAAAAATAAAAAAGGTGCACAGCCAATAGAAATTAAACGTGGTAATATAAGTTTAAATAATGTAAGTTTCAAATATAACTCTGATGAAGAAAAAGTATTGAAGGATATTAATTTAGATATAAACCAAGGACAAACTGTTGCCTTTGTTGGTATGAGTGGGGGAGGTAAATCCACACTTATCAACTTAATTCCACGTTTTTATGATGCAACGGAAGGTTCTATTGATATAGATGGAACTAACATTAAACATTACTTAACAGGAAGTTTAAGAAACCAAATTGGCTTAGTGCAACAAGATAATATTTTATTCTCAGATACTATTAAAGAAAATATATTACTTGGCAGACCTGACGCAACAGATGAAGAAGTAATAGAAGCGGCTAAAATGGCAAATGCGCACGACTTTATTATGAATTTATCCGAAGGTTATGATACCGAGGTTGGTGAACGTGGTGTTAAATTATCGGGTGGACAAAAACAACGTGTTTCTATCGCTCGAATTTTCCTAAATAACCCACCAATAATAATTTTAGATGAAGCTACAAGTGCGCTTGATTTAGAAAGTGAAGCAATTATACAAGATGCATTGAATGTATTAAGTGAAAATAGAACTACATTAATTGTAGCTCATAGACTTTCTACTATTACACATGCCGATAAAATTGTTGTAATGCAAAATGGTGAAATTGTAGAGACGGGCACACATAAAGAATTAATCGCTAAACGTGGTGCATACGAACATCTTTATAAAATTCAAGACCTATAGAAAAAAGACTTCGATTTATTATAAATCGAAGTCTTTTTATTTATAAATCGAAATCTTCTTCTAGCAATTCAAGCTTATTGTCATCTTGATGATATGAGAAGAAACTAATACGTAGTCTATCTAAATGACGTAAAGTATAGCGATATTCTTCAATGGCTGAAATGATTTGCATGATGTTTGCGTAAGAATATTCTGTTTGATAAGGATTTTGAATTAACTCTTTTTGGAAAGCGTCCATTAAGTCTTTCTTTTGTGGATTATCTACCGTAGTATCATCAAAATCGACATCATACTTTGCTTTCTTAGATAAACTTATAAATATTTGTTCATGAAATGCTGTTAATGAATCGATATCTAATTTAATTTGTAATAATAATTCATTATTTAAACTGTGTAAGTCGTTTTGGTAACGATTCATACGTTTTAATACCGCATAAGCTTGTCGCGTGACGAGCACAATCTCTTTGAACAGTATCTTTTTACGATTTTGAGCGTAGAGTTGCTTTTTGGTAAAAGGTCGTTCCTCTTCGTAATACTCATATATTTGTTCAAGTTTTAATACACGCTTGCTGATTAACCCTCTATCTTCTTTTATTTGATGATATTCAGAGGTGTCATTTAATACTAATTTAAACCACACGAATATATCGGTTGAAATATTGAGGGCATTGTAATATAGCTTGGACTCGAATTTCGGTGGTAAAAATATTAAGTTAACGATTGAGGAACTAAGTACCCCAATCATCACTAGTATAAATCTAAAAAATGCAGATACGTAAAAGTTACCGGTGTGCTGTCCCATAATGATCAATGCAGTTACACTAGCCAAAGTAGCTACATGGGCTAAATTAAATCTGAATAAAATAGCTATCAATAATATAACGGTAACACCCATAATGACAAAATGATTACCAAAAGCTGTAACCATTAAGACTGCCAAAACAGCACCTATTATATTCCCATTAGCTCGGTCAGCAATTGTTTTTATCGATCTGTAAACACTTGGTTGCATAGCAACAACAGCACTGACAGCAGCAATGGCTTTCAAACCTGCCTCTTTAGGTAAAAGAGAAGCGATAGCCAAAGCAAGTATAACTGCTATACCTGTTTTTATAACACGAGCTCCTAACTTCAAAAGTACCGCTCCTTCGGAGTATATTTAAATAAATCTATTATTATTGTTATACAATGATTAACAATAAAATTCAAGTTTATTTCATTTGGCTAAATGCATTATCGGCAGCTTCTAAAGTCGCGTCTATATCTTCTTCTGTGTGTTCAGTTGTTAAGAACCATGCTTCAAATTTAGAAGGGGCTAGGTTAATTCCTTGATGTAGCATTAATTTAAAGAATTTTGCAAAGGCTTCGCCATCTGAATTTTCAGCTTGATCGTAATGCGTTACTTTTTCATTCGTGAAATATAAAGTTAAAGCACCATAAACTCTATTAATCGTAGCTGTGATATTATGCTTTTCAATTAATTTTAATAAACCTTCTTCTAATCGTTGGCCTAATTTATCTAGTTGTTCATAAACACCGTCTTGTTCTAAAACTTCTAATAAAGCAATACCTGCTTTCATAGAAAGTGGATTACCTGCCATCGTACCTGCTTGATAGGCAGGGCCAAGTGGAGCAACGTGTTCCATAATATCTTGTCTGCCGCCATATCCACCAATTGGTAAACCACCACCGACAATTTTGCCGAAAGCTGTTAAATCTGGGTAAACCTTATATAAATCTTGGGCAGCACCATAATGGAAACGGAATGCTGTAATAACTTCATCATAGATTACTAATGTACCATTATCATGTGAGAGTTGGTTGACGCCTTCTAAGAAGCCTGGTTGTGGTTCAACCATACCGAAGTTACCAACAATTGGTTCGACTAAAACACATGCGATTTGATCTCCCCAATAATCAATTGCTTCTTTATAAGCTTCTAAGTCATTGTATGGTACAGTAATCACTTCTTGTGCAACACTTTCAGGGACACCGGCTGAATCAGGAGATCCCAATTGTGATGGACCACTTCCTGCTGCAACAAGTACTAAGTCAGAATGACCATGATATTGACCAGAAAATTTAATGATTTTATTTCTTT
This region includes:
- a CDS encoding FUSC family protein; its protein translation is MKLGARVIKTGIAVILALAIASLLPKEAGLKAIAAVSAVVAMQPSVYRSIKTIADRANGNIIGAVLAVLMVTAFGNHFVIMGVTVILLIAILFRFNLAHVATLASVTALIIMGQHTGNFYVSAFFRFILVMIGVLSSSIVNLIFLPPKFESKLYYNALNISTDIFVWFKLVLNDTSEYHQIKEDRGLISKRVLKLEQIYEYYEEERPFTKKQLYAQNRKKILFKEIVLVTRQAYAVLKRMNRYQNDLHSLNNELLLQIKLDIDSLTAFHEQIFISLSKKAKYDVDFDDTTVDNPQKKDLMDAFQKELIQNPYQTEYSYANIMQIISAIEEYRYTLRHLDRLRISFFSYHQDDNKLELLEEDFDL
- a CDS encoding YfhH family protein — translated: MEQKKLSEMSEQELRHEIQIYKEKMRKAEMNGILNEYDVYQSKVIVAESYIVDRSKIEMGKIYKLADGSDDYFKVERLKGIFAWGFRINSSQPEEGLPLALLKL
- the ntdP gene encoding nucleoside tri-diphosphate phosphatase; the protein is MVKESIPKEGQTIKIQSYKHDGNIHRVWSETTILKGTDHVIIGGNDHTLVTESDGRTWITREPAIVYFHSEFWFNVICMFREDGVYYYCNLSSPFVCDEEALKYIDYDLDIKVYPNGKYHLLDEDEYEQHMNQMNYSSDIDKILRRNVDILQQWIEQKKGPFAPDFIKVWRERYKKVRNY
- the mutY gene encoding A/G-specific adenine glycosylase, coding for MYKKENFKDNLLRWFNVEQREMPWRETKNPYYIWLSEIMLQQTQVATVIDYYLRFIERFPTIESLNNAQEDEVLKLWEGLGYYSRARNFHTAIKDVYQNHNSIVPSEPEQFGNLKGVGPYTKAAVMSIAFNKPLATVDGNVFRVWSRLNNDDRDTKLQSTRKAFEQELQPYVESQAGDFNQAMMELGAMICTPKSPLCLFCPVQDNCEAFEKGTVNDLPVKTTKVSKKIIKQHVYIVKNNKNEYLIEQRTEKLLNNMWEFPMYEATSKKNINTELEMNISFSDKPVYKLKHQFTHLQWDIEVYMANEAIDKQQVELPERMQWMNFKDKEQYNFPVSMTKIYKFLKEH
- a CDS encoding sugar ABC transporter permease, whose translation is MIDNLIYLFKNFPKLIQHSFAHLKSLWKWLAAPIIASLLLLVIMILVFQFNKTPDLVQARWYIRLVSFISFGFLFTGIYVIYQRYYDSYYTGKMFNTPVLIDTVCITFSYVVALFIILLICIFSTPVNIVSSIFATLYYVIMLGILMVLIGKLLGQMTILKLQVRNIFIGLAIIVLLLLPIIYIPSSETSVFTHLLMLNPIFYVVQGLSQSVVFGALSLNNIPYHLYFFCILGIIGVILFALKRKVTYSKYNITTQSTVENDKEETQQNNQIVEQ
- a CDS encoding glutamate-1-semialdehyde 2,1-aminomutase yields the protein MKFTESERLQKFSDEYILGGVNSPSRSYKAVGGGAPVMMKEGKGAYLFDEDGNKYIDYLQAYGPIITGQAHPHITKAIQEQAAKGVLYGTPTRLEIDFAKKLRDAIPSLEKIRFVNSGTEAVMTTIRVARAYTKRNKIIKFSGQYHGHSDLVLVAAGSGPSQLGSPDSAGVPESVAQEVITVPYNDLEAYKEAIDYWGDQIACVLVEPIVGNFGMVEPQPGFLEGVNQLSHDNGTLVIYDEVITAFRFHYGAAQDLYKVYPDLTAFGKIVGGGLPIGGYGGRQDIMEHVAPLGPAYQAGTMAGNPLSMKAGIALLEVLEQDGVYEQLDKLGQRLEEGLLKLIEKHNITATINRVYGALTLYFTNEKVTHYDQAENSDGEAFAKFFKLMLHQGINLAPSKFEAWFLTTEHTEEDIDATLEAADNAFSQMK
- a CDS encoding ABC transporter ATP-binding protein encodes the protein MIRRYLTFVKPYKWRIIATILIGILKFGIPMLIPLLIKYVIDYVINNSAITNDEKFMRLGIAMGIAIFIFVIVRPPIEYLRQYLAQWTSNKILYDIRKQLYNHLQALSARFYANNQVGQVISRVINDVEQTKDFILTGLMNIWLDCVTIIIALSIMFVLDFKLTLAAVFIFPFYILTVYFFFGRLRKLTRKRSQALAEVQGFLHERVQGMSVIKSFAIEDNEAENFDKRNKHFLNRAFKHTRWNANSFAAINTVTDIGPLIVIGVGAYLAITGSITVGTLAAFVGYLEQLFGPLRRLVSSFTTLTQSFASMDRVFQLMDEDYDIKNKKGAQPIEIKRGNISLNNVSFKYNSDEEKVLKDINLDINQGQTVAFVGMSGGGKSTLINLIPRFYDATEGSIDIDGTNIKHYLTGSLRNQIGLVQQDNILFSDTIKENILLGRPDATDEEVIEAAKMANAHDFIMNLSEGYDTEVGERGVKLSGGQKQRVSIARIFLNNPPIIILDEATSALDLESEAIIQDALNVLSENRTTLIVAHRLSTITHADKIVVMQNGEIVETGTHKELIAKRGAYEHLYKIQDL
- a CDS encoding metal-dependent hydrolase; this translates as MDTGTHIVMGIGLTALATQDPAMSASFVATASTLVVGSLIPDSDTVFKLKDNATYISNHRGITHSIPFTILWPLLITLIIFTFFKHLDVTHIWMWAQLAVFLHVFVDIFNSYGTQALRPITNKWIQLSVINTFDPIIFILWCIGIALWIFGLHPYVVFFPIFIILFIYYVIRFKMQKIIKETALRQIKQSHKPVKIFVAPTMKFMEWRVAIQTENHDYVGRSYGRNVVFSDKSEHHSLPSDELMHYVENDKNIKTFLNFSSIYRWKAQKLDDGAMEIRLIDLRYLKNGHYSFVAIVHLDKDMLIDHSYIGWVFSEEKLQKKLFAK
- a CDS encoding ATP-binding cassette domain-containing protein, whose amino-acid sequence is MGSAIILKLLNVTHYYRTKQNKKWYLPFNYGADDIELNNISLHIYQGEALGIIGESQSSKALVGRILSGEVKPDKGKRISKTDIFYADVTDKALIQENVGNFIKHRITMFHNKDSAVTTSSILEQAQLKEKEQTKVADLAEEEYAQLLFTLSRFSKANILIYNQILNYLNEEFVNKAIELADEYINNNQTIVMIDDDISKIQKASNYIAWISHGQLRKEGSINQVIPIFKDHEKDRNTLETVEEQEHFDVDWKKSRSKIPELTYNFKRIERYKHAKAPAIIGRFWALLLTLVFGAIILALFMFNDLGKLQLAQNVDQANIQNKQTNPYEDKLAYGIVLNNKIQLDGLKHKAHLNLKQYSFVTITGENNNNYRIVVDGKAYKTAKSNVRYFEPAGLFEQHSGKKLAPYMQHNYINYYEYFNSNLHKKHDKVTDTLVPETGKDNRFVVPITSQPISMIFNDSNELTGFVYPMKKEDKLKKEFDINGNFWIAKSGDGYYMADFKNNKWIYIEL